One window of Mediterraneibacter gnavus ATCC 29149 genomic DNA carries:
- a CDS encoding glutamine synthetase III: protein MSTELFNVADIFGENVFNDTVMQERLPKKVYKKLKQTIEEGTELDIETADVIAHEMKEWAIEKGATHYTHWFLPLTGVTAEKHDSFISAPLPSGKVLMSFSGKELIKGEPDASSFPSGGLRATFEARGYTAWDCTSPAFVRQDAAGATLCIPTAFCSYTGEALDQKTPLLRSMQALNVQALRLLRLFGNTTSKKVTPSVGAEQEYFLVDAEKFLQRKDLIYTGRTLFGAMPPKGQELDDHYFGTIRQRIAAFMRDVNIELWKVGVSSKTQHNEVAPAQHELAPIYAEANIAVDHNQIVMQTLKRIACEHGMKCLLHEKPFAGVNGSGKHDNWSIITDDGINMLDPGTTPHENIQFLLVLTCILKAVNKHADLLRESAADPGNDHRLGANEAPPAIISVFLGEQLEDVIDQLISTGEATHSLEGGKLETGVRTLPELTKDATDRNRTSPFAFTGNKFEFRMVGSRDSIASANIVLNTIVAEAFAEACEVLEKADDFQLAVHDLIKEYAMENQRIIFNGDGYSEAWVKEAERRGLPNIKSMVEAIPAMVTEKAVTLFERFGVFTKAELESRAEIQYESYAKAINIEARTMIDMARKQFIPAVIKYTKTLADTVLAVKEAGVDASVQAETLEEITVLLKEARAALARLEEVTAQAAAKEEGPVQANFYHDEVCPAMENLRRPIDKLEMIVDKEAWPMPSYGDLIFEV from the coding sequence ATGAGCACAGAATTATTCAATGTAGCGGATATTTTTGGGGAAAATGTTTTCAATGACACAGTGATGCAGGAGCGTCTCCCGAAAAAGGTGTACAAGAAGCTGAAACAGACGATCGAAGAAGGAACAGAACTGGATATAGAGACAGCAGACGTCATTGCACATGAGATGAAAGAATGGGCAATCGAAAAAGGGGCGACACATTATACACACTGGTTTTTGCCGTTGACAGGTGTGACAGCGGAAAAGCATGACTCTTTTATTTCAGCTCCACTTCCAAGCGGAAAAGTGCTGATGAGTTTCTCAGGAAAAGAGCTGATCAAAGGAGAACCAGATGCATCTTCTTTCCCGTCAGGCGGACTTCGGGCTACCTTTGAGGCGAGAGGATATACAGCATGGGATTGTACTTCTCCGGCGTTTGTAAGACAGGACGCAGCAGGAGCTACACTTTGTATTCCGACCGCTTTCTGTTCTTATACAGGAGAAGCACTGGATCAGAAGACTCCACTGCTTCGTTCCATGCAGGCATTGAATGTACAGGCGCTCAGACTTCTGCGTTTGTTTGGAAATACAACTTCAAAGAAAGTGACTCCATCCGTTGGGGCAGAGCAGGAGTATTTCCTTGTAGATGCAGAAAAATTCCTTCAGAGAAAAGACTTAATATATACAGGACGTACGTTGTTTGGTGCGATGCCTCCGAAAGGACAGGAGCTGGACGACCACTATTTCGGAACAATCCGCCAGAGAATCGCTGCTTTTATGCGTGATGTGAACATTGAACTCTGGAAAGTAGGGGTTTCTTCCAAGACACAGCACAATGAGGTGGCACCGGCTCAGCATGAACTGGCACCGATTTATGCAGAAGCGAATATTGCGGTAGATCACAACCAGATTGTAATGCAGACATTAAAGCGGATCGCATGCGAGCACGGAATGAAATGTCTCCTTCATGAAAAACCATTTGCAGGCGTCAACGGTTCCGGAAAGCACGACAACTGGTCGATCATTACAGATGATGGAATCAATATGCTGGATCCGGGAACAACACCACATGAGAATATTCAGTTCTTGCTTGTTTTGACTTGCATTCTGAAGGCGGTTAACAAGCATGCGGATCTTCTGAGAGAATCGGCAGCAGATCCTGGAAATGATCACAGACTGGGAGCAAACGAAGCACCTCCTGCAATTATTTCCGTATTCCTTGGAGAACAGTTGGAAGATGTGATCGATCAGCTGATCAGTACAGGGGAAGCAACACACAGTCTGGAAGGCGGAAAGCTGGAGACTGGTGTAAGAACACTTCCAGAACTGACAAAGGATGCGACAGACAGAAACAGAACATCACCGTTTGCGTTTACAGGAAATAAATTTGAATTCCGTATGGTAGGTTCCAGAGATTCCATCGCATCTGCCAACATTGTTCTGAATACGATCGTGGCAGAGGCATTTGCAGAGGCTTGCGAAGTTCTGGAGAAAGCAGATGATTTCCAGCTTGCAGTTCATGATCTGATCAAAGAATATGCAATGGAGAATCAGAGAATCATTTTCAATGGAGACGGTTACTCTGAAGCCTGGGTGAAGGAAGCAGAAAGACGCGGACTTCCGAACATCAAATCTATGGTGGAAGCAATTCCGGCAATGGTGACAGAGAAAGCAGTGACATTGTTTGAGAGATTTGGAGTATTTACAAAAGCAGAGCTGGAATCCCGTGCAGAAATCCAGTACGAGAGTTATGCAAAAGCGATTAACATCGAAGCCCGTACGATGATCGATATGGCAAGAAAACAGTTTATCCCTGCAGTGATCAAATATACAAAAACGCTCGCAGATACAGTACTTGCGGTAAAGGAAGCAGGTGTGGATGCAAGTGTACAGGCAGAGACACTTGAGGAGATCACAGTACTCTTGAAAGAGGCAAGAGCAGCTCTGGCACGTCTGGAAGAGGTGACAGCACAGGCAGCTGCCAAAGAAGAAGGACCGGTACAGGCAAATTTCTACCACGATGAAGTGTGCCCGGCAATGGAGAATCTGAGAAGACCGATCGACAAACTGGAAATGATCGTGGACAAAGAGGCATGGCCGATGCCTTCTTACGGAGATCTGATCTTCGAAGTTTAA
- the fba gene encoding class II fructose-1,6-bisphosphate aldolase — MLVSATEMLQKAKAGHYAVGQFNINNLEWTKAILTVAEECKSPVILGVSEGAGKYMTGYKTVVGMVEGMLEEMNITVPVALHLDHGSYEGCMKCVEAGFSSIMFDGSHYPIEENIAKTKELVAVVKEHGMSLEAEVGSIGGEEDGVVGKGECADPQECKMIADLGINFLAAGIGNIHGKYPENWEGLSFETLDAIQQLTGDMPLVLHGGTGIPEDMIKKAISLGVAKINVNTECQLAFADATRKYIEAGKDLEGKGFDPRKLLKPGADAIMATVKEKMELFGSVGKAEA; from the coding sequence ATGTTAGTATCAGCAACAGAAATGCTTCAGAAAGCAAAAGCAGGTCATTATGCAGTAGGACAGTTCAACATCAACAACCTGGAGTGGACAAAAGCAATCCTGACAGTAGCAGAGGAATGCAAATCACCGGTTATCCTGGGAGTATCTGAAGGTGCAGGAAAATATATGACAGGATACAAGACTGTAGTAGGTATGGTAGAGGGAATGTTAGAAGAGATGAACATCACAGTTCCGGTTGCTCTTCACCTGGATCACGGCAGCTACGAAGGATGTATGAAATGTGTAGAAGCAGGATTTTCTTCTATCATGTTTGATGGATCTCACTATCCGATCGAAGAAAACATTGCAAAGACAAAAGAACTGGTAGCAGTTGTAAAAGAGCACGGAATGTCTCTGGAAGCTGAAGTTGGTTCTATCGGTGGAGAAGAAGACGGAGTTGTAGGAAAAGGTGAATGTGCAGATCCACAGGAATGTAAGATGATCGCTGATCTTGGTATCAATTTCCTTGCAGCAGGAATCGGTAACATCCACGGAAAATATCCAGAGAACTGGGAAGGACTCAGCTTCGAGACTCTGGATGCAATCCAGCAGCTGACAGGAGATATGCCACTGGTTCTTCACGGTGGTACAGGTATTCCGGAAGACATGATCAAAAAAGCGATCAGCCTCGGAGTTGCTAAGATCAATGTAAATACAGAGTGCCAGCTTGCGTTCGCAGATGCAACACGCAAATATATCGAAGCTGGAAAAGACCTGGAAGGAAAGGGATTCGACCCACGTAAATTATTAAAACCAGGCGCAGATGCAATCATGGCAACTGTAAAAGAAAAAATGGAGCTGTTTGGCTCTGTTGGAAAAGCAGAAGCGTAA